Proteins from a single region of Murdochiella vaginalis:
- a CDS encoding Ig-like domain-containing protein — MQIATAKTVACATVFCKIFRLIEILLANQYNKSTQQETDSVKQEETKAMKVCQSCGTENENSATVCTSCGANEFQYKCENCGTIFGKGKYCPQCGVKVGAKPKKCPRCGTNYYSSACPDCGYTAVFDKAAVAKDGTTAKSTKKKKIWPWVLGWLLFFPVPLTILMVRNKKLNKKVKIGVIVAAWGLYFAIAAFGKSSDRADNFKSSMISTTDSMKPYSTDSMKSDSSHVVVSEPIKVEAVNLTAAKSELAIGETLQINASISPADAEDQKLTWTSSDNHVAAVDEEGNVTAMSGGECTITATATGGASSTVEVSVDGTKALMHLYVQHRQENDVHIGNEWSNYFELNGEPAKNEVALIVGDSLSLYAQLTEDDKQPDVGEASLTHVVTEEDVANGFEEKLDVYVTENGGKNRGKTAHFIVTYTFEPLKK; from the coding sequence TTGCAAATTGCAACAGCAAAAACCGTAGCTTGCGCTACGGTTTTTTGTAAAATTTTCCGTTTAATAGAAATATTGCTTGCTAATCAATATAATAAATCTACGCAACAGGAAACAGATTCAGTCAAACAAGAGGAGACAAAGGCGATGAAAGTGTGCCAGTCCTGTGGGACAGAGAATGAAAACTCTGCAACGGTTTGTACATCGTGTGGAGCTAATGAATTTCAATACAAATGCGAGAATTGCGGAACCATATTTGGTAAGGGAAAGTATTGCCCACAGTGTGGCGTAAAAGTCGGTGCAAAACCAAAAAAATGTCCGCGATGCGGCACCAACTACTACTCTTCCGCCTGCCCGGATTGCGGCTACACGGCTGTTTTCGATAAAGCTGCCGTGGCTAAGGATGGCACAACGGCAAAATCGACAAAGAAGAAAAAGATTTGGCCGTGGGTTTTAGGATGGCTTCTGTTTTTCCCTGTGCCTCTCACAATTTTAATGGTCAGAAATAAGAAGTTGAACAAGAAGGTCAAAATAGGCGTTATTGTAGCAGCCTGGGGGCTTTATTTTGCTATTGCTGCTTTCGGAAAATCATCTGATCGTGCGGACAATTTCAAAAGTTCGATGATCTCAACAACCGATTCTATGAAACCGTACTCCACCGATTCTATGAAATCGGACTCTAGCCATGTGGTTGTCTCGGAACCCATCAAAGTGGAAGCAGTGAATTTAACGGCTGCAAAAAGCGAACTGGCCATAGGTGAAACATTGCAGATTAATGCATCCATTTCTCCGGCAGATGCCGAAGACCAGAAATTGACTTGGACATCGAGCGATAACCACGTTGCTGCTGTTGATGAAGAGGGCAATGTTACTGCCATGAGCGGTGGAGAATGTACCATTACCGCTACCGCGACCGGCGGAGCTTCTTCAACGGTTGAGGTGAGCGTTGACGGGACAAAAGCGTTGATGCATTTGTACGTTCAACATAGGCAAGAAAATGATGTTCACATTGGCAATGAGTGGAGCAATTATTTTGAGCTCAATGGAGAACCTGCAAAAAACGAAGTGGCTTTGATCGTTGGGGATAGCCTTTCCTTATACGCTCAACTCACGGAAGATGATAAACAACCGGATGTGGGTGAGGCTTCTCTGACCCATGTAGTAACGGAAGAGGATGTCGCAAACGGTTTTGAAGAAAAGCTGGATGTATATGTAACGGAAAATGGTGGTAAAAACAGGGGAAAGACCGCTCATTTTATTGTCACCTATACATTCGAGCCTCTCAAAAAATAG
- a CDS encoding acetamidase/formamidase family protein — protein sequence MKRIPGDKVIYEFTENLMPVETVKSGETVIFEANDCFYQQLRKEGATIEDLNMAHLNPATGPVEIEGAEVGDLLAVTIEKIDLSDFGTALCEPGHGVLGSLNFNRAQRDIPIKGGYAIFSDEIKIPLNPMVGVLGVASKAGNGSWQNAIPWKHGGNMDTTAIKEGSTLYLPVGQEGAMFALGDCHACMGDGEMSFAALEIKADVTVRFELIKNKGNNVEWPFLVHDGKISFLASAETGDEASFKAAKVAIQHIAKALDISFEEAYMIGSMAVDLEVSQLVNPMKTFRATISKEILSLEKLLHSL from the coding sequence ATGAAACGAATTCCAGGAGACAAGGTGATTTATGAATTTACTGAAAACTTGATGCCAGTGGAAACGGTTAAAAGTGGAGAGACGGTCATTTTTGAGGCGAACGATTGTTTCTACCAACAACTTAGAAAAGAAGGCGCGACCATCGAGGATCTTAACATGGCTCATTTGAATCCTGCCACCGGCCCTGTGGAAATAGAAGGAGCTGAGGTCGGCGATCTTTTGGCCGTGACCATTGAGAAGATCGATCTCTCTGATTTTGGAACCGCGCTTTGCGAGCCCGGTCATGGCGTACTTGGTTCTTTGAATTTTAATAGAGCGCAAAGAGATATTCCCATCAAAGGTGGATATGCGATTTTTTCGGATGAGATAAAAATCCCTCTCAATCCCATGGTTGGGGTTCTTGGCGTAGCGTCCAAAGCCGGCAACGGATCTTGGCAAAATGCCATTCCTTGGAAACATGGCGGAAACATGGACACCACAGCGATTAAAGAAGGATCGACACTGTATCTTCCTGTTGGCCAAGAGGGGGCGATGTTTGCTCTTGGTGACTGCCACGCATGCATGGGCGATGGAGAGATGTCCTTTGCAGCATTGGAAATCAAAGCGGATGTAACGGTACGTTTTGAACTGATTAAGAACAAAGGCAACAATGTGGAATGGCCTTTCCTCGTTCATGATGGCAAGATTTCTTTCCTTGCATCCGCAGAGACCGGCGATGAAGCATCTTTTAAGGCGGCGAAAGTGGCTATTCAACATATTGCCAAGGCGTTAGATATCTCTTTTGAAGAAGCGTATATGATCGGCTCTATGGCGGTCGATCTCGAAGTTTCTCAACTGGTGAACCCCATGAAGACCTTTCGTGCGACGATTTCAAAAGAGATCTTGAGTTTAGAAAAATTGCTCCACTCTCTATAA
- a CDS encoding PH domain-containing protein: MIEKIIDDNENILWRGKPNAFLYIVGNPSMYLIALIWGIFDFFFISNFSREFSFMHGFFIIFFIIHLFPVWFAILMPIYRLLNYGTIEYAITDKRVYISQGIFGRDVNNYEHRELTNLKVNINFMENLKELGTIILIYNGEGGNSSYNFKADANKFISIEDPYDVYKLLKKVSLDVATDQAFPNAYRPKENEGYNTSYKR, encoded by the coding sequence ATGATTGAAAAAATTATTGACGACAATGAAAATATATTGTGGCGAGGAAAACCCAATGCCTTTCTTTATATTGTAGGCAACCCAAGCATGTATTTAATTGCATTAATTTGGGGGATTTTTGACTTCTTTTTTATTTCTAATTTTTCTAGAGAATTTAGCTTTATGCATGGATTTTTTATAATTTTCTTTATAATTCATCTTTTTCCTGTTTGGTTTGCAATTTTAATGCCCATTTACAGGCTTTTAAATTACGGAACAATAGAATATGCAATTACAGACAAGAGAGTTTACATCAGTCAGGGCATTTTTGGAAGAGATGTAAATAATTATGAACACAGAGAGCTTACAAATTTAAAAGTAAATATAAATTTTATGGAAAATCTCAAGGAGCTTGGAACAATTATCCTAATTTATAATGGCGAAGGGGGAAATTCATCTTACAACTTTAAGGCTGACGCAAATAAATTTATTTCCATAGAAGATCCCTACGATGTTTATAAACTTCTTAAAAAAGTATCTCTCGATGTTGCAACAGACCAAGCCTTCCCCAATGCCTATAGACCAAAAGAGAATGAAGGCTATAATACAAGCTATAAAAGATAA
- a CDS encoding DDE-type integrase/transposase/recombinase: MRIKARRDKSSTQKCIRFPSYGLRYYQITAIDEFSRKRVLKIVEEKSTYETTKFLDDLEESMGFSIHTIQVDNGCEFVNDEDRTNRESRFERAVKKKGWALRRTRPYPPWQNGKVERSHREDRHFLSPGQGTLPLVALRP; the protein is encoded by the coding sequence ATACGCATTAAAGCACGGCGTGACAAAAGCAGCACGCAGAAATGCATCCGCTTTCCAAGCTATGGATTACGCTACTATCAGATAACAGCAATTGATGAATTCAGTCGAAAGCGTGTTCTAAAAATCGTTGAGGAGAAATCGACCTATGAGACGACAAAATTTTTAGACGATTTAGAAGAAAGCATGGGATTTTCCATTCATACCATTCAGGTGGACAATGGTTGCGAATTTGTGAATGACGAGGATCGAACCAACCGGGAAAGTCGATTTGAACGGGCGGTAAAGAAGAAAGGATGGGCACTGCGAAGGACAAGACCCTATCCTCCTTGGCAAAACGGGAAAGTGGAACGAAGCCATCGAGAGGATAGACACTTCCTTTCTCCCGGTCAAGGGACGCTCCCTCTGGTCGCTCTTCGCCCTTGA
- a CDS encoding ORF6N domain-containing protein, translated as MVEDNNLVIVDNIEIQNMIYSVRGKQVMLDSDLAQLYHVETKVFNQAVKRNINRFPEHFRFQLTESEFKNLRSQIVTSRENDSTHGGRRYMPYVFTEQGIAMLSAVLKSDIAVDVSIKIMDVFVKMRNFLLSNREMFARLDRVELKQLETDKKLEEVFNYIATNTEVQQNIFFDGQIYDAFSFIVELIGKAKKEIVLIDNYVDINTLNILCKKNKGVDIIIATAGKGNLSIKDINKFNAQYPKLSVKTTTDFHERFLIIDKTEVYHIGASIKDAGKKSFGITKIEDKDLIQSLINKVR; from the coding sequence ATGGTAGAAGATAACAATCTCGTCATAGTTGATAATATAGAAATACAGAATATGATTTATTCTGTTAGAGGAAAGCAGGTGATGCTTGACAGTGATCTTGCACAACTTTATCACGTAGAGACGAAAGTTTTTAATCAAGCAGTAAAAAGAAATATAAATAGATTTCCTGAACATTTTAGGTTTCAATTAACAGAATCAGAATTTAAAAACTTGAGGTCACAAATTGTGACCTCAAGAGAAAACGACAGTACGCACGGTGGTAGACGTTATATGCCATATGTTTTTACTGAACAAGGAATAGCTATGCTTTCAGCGGTGCTTAAAAGCGACATTGCAGTAGATGTTAGTATTAAAATTATGGATGTATTTGTTAAAATGCGTAATTTCTTACTTTCAAATAGAGAAATGTTTGCTCGTCTTGATCGGGTGGAGCTTAAACAATTAGAAACAGATAAAAAATTGGAAGAAGTGTTTAACTACATCGCAACAAACACAGAAGTACAACAAAATATTTTCTTTGATGGTCAAATCTATGATGCTTTTAGCTTTATTGTTGAGCTTATTGGTAAAGCTAAAAAAGAGATAGTTTTGATTGATAACTATGTTGATATTAATACACTTAATATTTTATGCAAGAAAAATAAAGGTGTAGACATCATTATTGCAACTGCAGGTAAAGGAAATTTATCAATAAAAGATATAAATAAATTCAATGCTCAATATCCGAAATTGTCAGTAAAAACTACTACTGATTTTCATGAAAGATTTTTGATTATAGACAAAACTGAAGTCTATCATATTGGAGCATCAATTAAGGATGCAGGAAAAAAGAGTTTTGGAATTACTAAGATAGAAGATAAAGATTTGATTCAAAGTCTTATAAATAAGGTGAGGTAA
- a CDS encoding helix-turn-helix transcriptional regulator codes for MKVRYNGLWKILIDKNMNKKELTEVCELSPATVSKMGRGEFVSMDVLYRIGTKLDADFGEMVSIVREAKAE; via the coding sequence ATGAAAGTTAGATATAACGGATTGTGGAAAATTTTAATAGATAAAAATATGAATAAAAAAGAACTAACGGAAGTTTGCGAACTATCTCCTGCAACAGTATCTAAAATGGGTAGGGGAGAGTTTGTAAGTATGGATGTTTTGTATCGTATAGGAACAAAACTTGATGCAGATTTTGGAGAGATGGTTTCGATTGTCAGAGAAGCTAAAGCAGAGTGA
- a CDS encoding DDE-type integrase/transposase/recombinase has product MSTSIAKTQRYLPHTLETRFHAVKTYRLGWSVKFVVRRYKISKASLMRWNRRFDGTIDSLRDRSHRPKTPHPNAHTPQEKTWIKNFIRRNPTISLIELYAKLKFQRGYQRHPCSLFRFLRKQSFYKEKTTKKKVYVPKPYDTPKKLGIKWQLDVKYVPKACYVGRMPDKFYPYTVIDEASRERFIYAFREQSSYSSVEFIKMAIKHFGYQPKIIQTDNGFEFTHFRETRRTHPFDLYCQKQGIVHQLIRPRTPRHNGKVERSHRNDNERFYARLSFYSYEDLLVQMKRYLYKSNRLPMQTLGWLTPMEKRTLLLAG; this is encoded by the coding sequence ATGTCAACCAGTATAGCAAAAACGCAGCGGTATCTGCCACATACTTTGGAAACAAGATTTCATGCCGTTAAAACGTATCGCTTGGGATGGTCAGTGAAATTTGTTGTTCGCCGCTATAAGATCTCAAAGGCTTCTCTAATGCGCTGGAATCGTCGTTTTGACGGAACAATCGATTCCCTAAGAGACCGCTCACATCGTCCAAAAACGCCGCATCCGAATGCCCATACACCACAGGAAAAGACTTGGATAAAAAATTTCATCCGGCGAAATCCAACCATCTCCCTCATTGAACTGTACGCGAAACTCAAGTTTCAACGTGGCTATCAACGTCATCCCTGCTCCCTTTTTCGCTTCCTTCGAAAACAGAGCTTCTATAAGGAAAAAACAACAAAGAAGAAAGTCTATGTACCGAAACCTTACGATACACCGAAAAAGCTGGGCATAAAATGGCAGCTTGATGTGAAATACGTTCCCAAAGCCTGCTATGTAGGGAGAATGCCCGACAAGTTCTATCCGTACACGGTCATTGACGAAGCCAGTAGGGAGCGATTTATCTACGCCTTCCGCGAGCAATCTTCCTACTCCAGTGTGGAATTTATCAAAATGGCTATCAAGCATTTTGGCTATCAACCAAAAATCATACAGACGGATAATGGCTTTGAATTTACCCATTTCCGTGAGACACGTCGAACGCATCCATTCGATCTGTACTGCCAAAAACAAGGGATTGTACACCAGCTTATACGCCCAAGAACGCCGAGACATAATGGCAAAGTAGAACGGAGTCACCGCAATGACAATGAGCGCTTCTACGCGCGTTTGTCTTTCTACAGCTACGAGGATTTGCTGGTGCAAATGAAGCGCTATTTATATAAGTCGAATCGGTTGCCTATGCAAACCTTGGGGTGGTTAACGCCCATGGAAAAACGCACCCTATTGCTGGCGGGTTAA
- a CDS encoding FadR/GntR family transcriptional regulator, whose protein sequence is MFPKILKKSVVDLILESFLKMVHDGIFLPGERLPSERDLAEKLNVSRTSIREALKALSFVDVVTILPGNGTFLTDDTELIEKIRAKYSSSITSKGITYRQAYEVRRIVEAEMCALSAQRANHEDIFAIKMNVDEMEKALQKNDMTRFHSIDMEFHLIIGKSTHNPLLADISSYYLDKLTENMPTLEQAKLVLAQHKAIYLAIKSKDIQGAREYAEEHLKQVRKDLDLSSLLITQKDEK, encoded by the coding sequence ATGTTTCCCAAAATACTGAAAAAATCCGTTGTTGATCTCATTTTAGAAAGCTTTTTAAAGATGGTGCATGATGGTATCTTCTTGCCTGGAGAGAGATTACCCTCTGAAAGAGATTTAGCAGAAAAATTGAATGTTAGCCGCACATCAATTCGTGAAGCCTTAAAAGCATTATCCTTTGTAGATGTGGTAACTATTTTGCCAGGAAATGGAACTTTTTTAACAGATGATACGGAGTTAATTGAAAAAATTAGAGCTAAATATAGTTCGTCCATCACATCAAAAGGTATAACCTATCGGCAAGCCTATGAAGTTCGACGGATTGTTGAAGCAGAAATGTGCGCCTTATCTGCTCAACGAGCAAATCATGAAGATATTTTTGCTATAAAAATGAATGTTGATGAAATGGAAAAAGCCTTGCAGAAAAACGATATGACTCGCTTTCATAGCATAGATATGGAATTTCATTTGATCATCGGGAAATCAACACATAATCCGCTTTTGGCAGATATTTCTAGCTATTACCTGGATAAATTAACTGAAAATATGCCAACATTAGAGCAGGCAAAGCTGGTACTTGCCCAACATAAAGCTATTTATTTGGCTATTAAATCAAAGGATATTCAAGGTGCCCGAGAATATGCCGAGGAACATCTAAAGCAAGTGCGCAAGGATCTTGATTTAAGCAGCTTACTTATTACTCAAAAAGATGAAAAATAA
- a CDS encoding sugar phosphate isomerase/epimerase translates to MKIGFNQATSLKCSTLEKDLKLCDKMGFDFIEIRFDQLKAYMETNSLETLSKSFSCMHIKPHAMNAVYLKPFIYSNQCDPVLQEAFDMEFLNACDLARQVGSKCIVIVPPFVEPAYEGTRDEATETCVRALKKMSDVAGSFKINLAFELVGLRKSMVRTIKHAVEIVEKVDRPNVGYTFDAFNIYCANKSNDFSDLQLAQKDKIFVVHVNNADGYGLDYKDQSHRRLCDKGVVDLTGFLYQLNRLGYQGMISIETFRDEYGQWKPDLLVQKAYNTTKDLIKDQ, encoded by the coding sequence ATGAAAATCGGATTTAATCAGGCAACGTCGCTAAAGTGCTCTACACTAGAGAAGGATTTGAAGCTATGTGACAAGATGGGCTTTGATTTTATTGAGATAAGATTTGATCAGTTAAAAGCCTATATGGAAACCAATTCTCTAGAGACCTTATCAAAGAGCTTTTCTTGTATGCATATAAAACCACATGCGATGAATGCAGTTTACTTAAAGCCCTTCATATATTCTAATCAATGTGATCCGGTCCTACAGGAAGCCTTTGATATGGAATTTCTTAATGCCTGTGACCTGGCACGTCAGGTAGGTTCAAAATGTATTGTTATTGTTCCTCCGTTTGTGGAACCGGCGTATGAAGGAACAAGGGATGAGGCGACGGAAACCTGTGTTAGAGCATTAAAAAAAATGTCAGATGTTGCAGGATCCTTCAAAATCAACCTAGCTTTTGAGCTAGTAGGTTTGAGAAAAAGCATGGTCCGTACCATTAAACATGCGGTAGAAATCGTCGAGAAGGTTGATAGACCTAATGTGGGCTATACATTTGATGCATTTAACATTTACTGTGCCAACAAATCAAATGATTTTTCAGACCTTCAACTCGCTCAGAAGGATAAAATTTTTGTTGTACATGTGAATAATGCTGATGGATATGGCCTGGATTATAAAGATCAAAGTCACCGAAGATTATGCGATAAAGGCGTGGTTGATTTAACGGGATTTCTTTATCAACTAAATCGCTTAGGTTATCAGGGAATGATTTCCATTGAAACCTTCCGCGATGAATATGGCCAGTGGAAACCAGATTTACTAGTTCAAAAGGCATATAACACAACGAAAGATTTAATCAAAGACCAATGA
- a CDS encoding TRAP transporter large permease gives MITLLLFGGLVIFLLLNVPIGISIGCASFLAVLASDTLGHTFIAASLVTASDSFPLMAIPLFIIAGELMGAGGVSKRLLNVFNAFFGRITGGLAIVTIVVCMFFAAVSGSGPATVAAVGTMVVPTMLEKGYSKPFTLGLIAAAGSIGVIIPPSIPMVVYGVSTNTSISGLFMGGFGPGLLIGFSLIIYCYFYAKKRGWKDDRDPIPFKEKLGIIWEAKWALINPIIILGGIYRGIFTPTEAAAVAAVYAFLCGALIYREFTPKELFFTMTRAFSTNGTTMVIIGCATAFAKILTIEQVPVIISNAILGISDNAIIILLIINIILLIVGCVMDTTPAIMVLAPILLPIAQVYGINPIHFGLIMVVNLAIGFCTPPLGINLFVSARVGQTTLDKVVSGVIAFVLIMIIDLMLITFIPAISMAIPSAFGQMGR, from the coding sequence ATGATCACACTATTGCTCTTTGGAGGCTTGGTTATCTTTTTGCTACTCAATGTTCCAATTGGCATCTCTATTGGCTGTGCCTCCTTCTTAGCAGTGCTTGCATCAGATACTCTTGGACATACTTTTATAGCGGCATCTCTTGTTACGGCATCTGATTCTTTTCCACTAATGGCAATTCCTCTCTTTATAATTGCAGGGGAGCTAATGGGAGCAGGTGGCGTTTCTAAGCGCCTTCTCAATGTTTTTAATGCATTCTTTGGAAGAATAACAGGCGGGTTGGCAATCGTTACGATCGTTGTTTGCATGTTTTTTGCAGCAGTTTCTGGATCTGGTCCTGCCACAGTTGCCGCCGTTGGAACTATGGTAGTTCCCACCATGCTGGAAAAAGGATACTCCAAGCCATTTACTCTAGGATTAATAGCAGCAGCAGGTAGCATTGGGGTTATTATTCCTCCTTCTATTCCAATGGTTGTATATGGTGTTTCCACAAACACATCAATCTCAGGGCTTTTTATGGGAGGATTTGGTCCTGGCCTTCTCATTGGGTTCTCCCTTATTATTTACTGTTATTTTTATGCAAAAAAGAGAGGTTGGAAGGATGATAGAGATCCCATTCCATTTAAGGAAAAACTTGGTATCATCTGGGAAGCAAAATGGGCGCTTATCAATCCAATCATTATCTTGGGAGGGATTTATCGCGGCATCTTCACACCAACAGAAGCGGCGGCGGTTGCTGCTGTTTATGCCTTCCTTTGTGGAGCGCTAATTTACCGGGAATTTACGCCAAAAGAGCTTTTTTTCACTATGACGCGGGCTTTCTCAACAAATGGAACAACCATGGTCATTATCGGATGTGCCACGGCATTTGCAAAGATTTTGACAATAGAACAGGTTCCTGTCATTATCTCCAATGCAATATTAGGTATTTCGGATAACGCGATTATCATTCTCCTAATTATTAATATAATTTTACTTATTGTTGGTTGTGTAATGGATACAACCCCGGCGATTATGGTTCTTGCGCCTATTTTACTTCCTATCGCCCAAGTATATGGAATCAATCCCATTCACTTCGGCCTAATTATGGTTGTTAATTTAGCGATCGGATTCTGTACTCCACCATTAGGCATCAACTTATTTGTTTCAGCAAGAGTAGGTCAAACCACACTAGATAAAGTAGTATCAGGGGTAATAGCTTTTGTTCTAATCATGATCATTGATCTGATGTTAATAACATTTATTCCTGCCATTTCAATGGCAATTCCAAGTGCATTTGGTCAAATGGGGCGTTAG
- a CDS encoding TRAP transporter small permease, translated as MKRIFKWIDEYLEVALGIAILSVMTIVIFIQVLARYVFQNSLSWSEELARYLFIWAIYLGISYGCKMSTHIKLDIMTKILPKKYHKIFDIIGNIVFAIFAIYIAFTGWELVTKQGLLNRTSPALGLPMQVVYAAPVVGMALSAIRIIQNLFNCFKDGKLEKEMEAKR; from the coding sequence ATGAAAAGAATTTTTAAGTGGATAGATGAATACTTAGAAGTAGCTCTTGGTATTGCCATACTTTCAGTAATGACGATAGTTATCTTCATCCAAGTACTTGCAAGATACGTTTTTCAAAACTCCCTATCTTGGTCTGAGGAGCTTGCCCGATATCTTTTTATTTGGGCTATTTATCTTGGAATTAGCTATGGTTGTAAGATGAGCACTCATATCAAACTGGATATTATGACAAAAATACTTCCAAAGAAATATCATAAGATATTTGATATTATCGGAAATATTGTCTTTGCCATCTTTGCCATTTACATAGCATTCACTGGATGGGAGCTGGTCACGAAGCAGGGCTTATTAAACCGCACATCTCCCGCATTGGGTCTCCCCATGCAGGTAGTTTATGCGGCACCTGTCGTTGGGATGGCCTTATCAGCCATTCGCATAATACAAAACTTATTTAACTGCTTTAAAGATGGAAAACTTGAAAAGGAAATGGAGGCTAAGAGATGA
- a CDS encoding Gfo/Idh/MocA family protein, which translates to MRVLKTGIVGCGKVARTHAQIYKEISKSNFTAVCDVDFKRAEAFGKEFNVHAYPTVESMVEGEKLDLVSICTPHPFHAEGCEAAANAGANVIVEKPFSVSIEHARRMVNAGKKNNVLVSTLFQRRLYEASQRVKQAIIDGKIGKPILGNVTMLGWRDQAYYESDPWRGTWKGEGGGVLPTQACHQLDLLLWFMNSEIDTVYGIWRNFNHPYIEVEDTAVAIIEFKNGALGTITASNAQNPALYGKVRVHGDNGASVGVQTDGGAMFIAGVTPITDAPYNDVWTIPNETEKVDLWKAEDKKAFFSDNPEVHYHKLQIENYIDSILEGKPPLVLAEEGFQTVALMEAIYESTKLGKPIHFSEWLKGANHEKNF; encoded by the coding sequence ATGCGTGTACTTAAAACAGGCATAGTTGGCTGCGGGAAGGTTGCGCGGACACATGCCCAGATTTACAAAGAAATTTCCAAATCCAATTTTACAGCAGTATGTGATGTTGATTTTAAACGCGCAGAAGCTTTTGGAAAAGAATTTAATGTTCATGCCTATCCAACCGTAGAAAGTATGGTTGAAGGTGAAAAATTAGACCTGGTCAGCATCTGCACTCCACACCCCTTTCATGCAGAGGGGTGCGAAGCTGCAGCTAACGCAGGAGCTAATGTTATCGTTGAGAAGCCCTTTTCAGTGAGTATAGAACACGCAAGACGGATGGTGAATGCTGGTAAGAAGAATAATGTCTTGGTGAGTACACTTTTTCAGAGACGTTTGTATGAAGCATCTCAACGAGTAAAGCAAGCCATTATCGATGGTAAGATAGGCAAACCCATCTTAGGAAATGTAACAATGCTGGGATGGAGAGATCAAGCATATTATGAATCCGATCCCTGGAGAGGAACATGGAAGGGAGAGGGCGGAGGGGTGCTCCCCACGCAGGCCTGCCACCAGCTAGACCTATTGCTTTGGTTTATGAATTCAGAAATAGATACGGTATATGGAATATGGAGAAACTTCAATCACCCCTATATAGAGGTTGAAGATACAGCAGTAGCTATCATTGAATTTAAGAATGGAGCTCTTGGTACAATTACTGCCAGCAATGCTCAAAACCCTGCACTTTATGGAAAAGTTCGAGTCCATGGGGACAATGGTGCTTCCGTAGGAGTCCAAACCGATGGTGGAGCTATGTTTATTGCTGGTGTCACACCAATAACAGATGCTCCATACAATGATGTTTGGACTATTCCTAATGAAACTGAAAAAGTTGACCTGTGGAAAGCGGAAGATAAGAAAGCCTTTTTCAGTGACAATCCAGAGGTTCACTACCATAAACTCCAAATTGAAAATTATATCGACTCTATCCTTGAAGGTAAGCCACCTCTGGTTCTGGCAGAGGAAGGGTTTCAGACAGTTGCTTTAATGGAAGCAATTTATGAAAGCACCAAGTTAGGAAAGCCCATCCATTTTTCAGAATGGTTAAAAGGAGCTAACCATGAAAAGAATTTTTAA